A single window of Syntrophus aciditrophicus SB DNA harbors:
- a CDS encoding ABC transporter permease: MLRYILKRLLFMIPLLIGISIICFAVMHLAPGLPTDLETQMNPRASAEARERLKALYDLDKPLYEQYLIWAKKLLVFDLGTSFSADHRPVADKILERLPITITLNVLSLLLILAVAIPLGVLSAVHQDSLFDRIAGVMVFIGFATPTFWLALLLMIFFGLHLGWLPISGIRSLNYEYLPPAAAFVDLVKHLILPVFLSAFGGLAGLSRYMRANMLEVIRQDYIMTARAKGLSERTVIYKHALRNALLPVITILGLSVPGLIGGSVIFETIFAIPGMGQLFYMSVMARDYPTVMGILFIGAVLTLIGNLLADVSYALADPRIRVS; encoded by the coding sequence ATGCTGCGCTACATCCTGAAACGCCTGCTCTTCATGATTCCCCTGCTCATCGGGATCTCGATCATCTGTTTTGCCGTGATGCATCTGGCCCCCGGCCTGCCCACCGATCTGGAAACCCAGATGAATCCCCGGGCCTCCGCCGAGGCGCGGGAGCGGCTGAAAGCCCTTTATGACCTGGACAAGCCCCTCTATGAGCAATACCTGATCTGGGCAAAGAAGCTCCTTGTCTTTGACCTCGGTACGTCTTTCTCCGCCGATCACCGCCCCGTGGCGGACAAAATTCTGGAGCGCCTGCCGATCACGATCACTCTGAACGTCCTGTCCCTGCTTCTGATTCTCGCTGTCGCCATCCCCCTCGGGGTGCTTTCCGCCGTTCATCAGGACTCCCTTTTCGACAGGATTGCCGGCGTCATGGTCTTCATCGGCTTTGCCACGCCCACCTTCTGGCTGGCCCTCCTGCTGATGATCTTCTTCGGCCTTCATCTCGGCTGGCTTCCCATTTCGGGCATCCGTTCCCTGAACTATGAATACCTGCCGCCGGCCGCGGCCTTCGTCGATCTGGTGAAGCACCTGATTCTTCCCGTATTTCTGTCCGCTTTCGGCGGCCTTGCCGGGCTTTCCCGTTACATGCGGGCCAACATGCTGGAGGTGATCCGCCAGGATTACATCATGACGGCGCGGGCGAAGGGATTGAGCGAGCGGACCGTCATTTACAAACATGCCCTGCGTAATGCCCTGCTGCCGGTCATTACGATCCTGGGGCTTTCCGTTCCCGGGCTGATCGGCGGCAGTGTGATCTTCGAGACGATTTTTGCGATTCCGGGCATGGGCCAGCTTTTCTACATGTCAGTCATGGCTCGGGACTACCCCACGGTGATGGGGATTCTCTTCATCGGGGCCGTGCTGACGCTGATCGGCAACCTGCTGGCCGACGTTTCCTACGCGCTGGCCGATCCCAGGATCCGGGTGTCCTGA
- the opp4C gene encoding oligopeptide ABC transporter permease: MDKDFRRRFIKNRLALAGSVLVLILFVVSLLAPWLAPYDPNAIDLNNILAPPSAAHWFGTDQLGRDVCSRMIWGAGISLKVGFVATGIAIVIGTILGAVAGYYGGWVDALIMRFVDIMLCFPTFFLILAVIALLEPSIWNIMIIIGITGWMGITRLVRADFISLKQRDFILAARAIGASDLRIIFIHMLPNAMASVLVAATLGVAGAILTESALSFLGIGVQPPTPSWGNILTAGKDNIDIAWWLSLYPGLAILLTVLGYNLLGEGIRDSLDPRLRRR; the protein is encoded by the coding sequence ATGGATAAGGATTTTCGGCGTCGATTTATAAAAAACCGCCTTGCTCTGGCGGGGAGCGTCCTGGTGCTGATCCTCTTTGTCGTTTCCCTGCTTGCGCCCTGGCTGGCCCCTTACGACCCCAACGCCATCGATCTGAATAACATCCTTGCGCCGCCGTCAGCCGCGCACTGGTTCGGGACGGACCAACTGGGGCGGGATGTCTGCAGCCGGATGATCTGGGGGGCGGGGATTTCTCTCAAGGTCGGCTTCGTGGCGACGGGCATCGCCATTGTCATCGGAACGATTCTGGGAGCGGTTGCGGGCTACTACGGCGGCTGGGTGGATGCCCTGATCATGCGGTTCGTGGACATCATGCTCTGCTTCCCCACGTTTTTCCTGATCCTGGCCGTGATCGCCCTGCTGGAGCCTTCCATCTGGAACATCATGATCATCATCGGGATTACGGGCTGGATGGGGATCACGCGGCTGGTGCGCGCCGATTTCATCTCGCTGAAACAGCGGGATTTTATCCTGGCGGCCCGGGCCATCGGGGCAAGCGACCTGCGGATCATCTTTATCCACATGCTGCCCAATGCCATGGCCTCCGTGCTGGTGGCGGCGACCCTGGGCGTCGCGGGGGCGATCCTGACCGAATCGGCGCTGAGTTTTCTGGGCATCGGGGTTCAGCCACCCACACCAAGCTGGGGAAACATCCTCACCGCCGGCAAGGACAACATCGACATCGCCTGGTGGCTGTCCCTCTATCCCGGACTGGCGATCCTTCTCACCGTGCTGGGCTACAACCTCCTTGGCGAGGGGATCCGCGACTCCCTCGATCCCCGTCTGCGCCGCCGCTGA
- the pgm gene encoding phosphoglucomutase (alpha-D-glucose-1,6-bisphosphate-dependent) → MLLHPLAGKPVPPTLLANIPRLVSSYYTLHPDAAREAQRVAFGTSGHRGTPENGTFNEDHVLAVCQAICDYRKEMSLSGPLFLGMDTHALSEPAWATALEVLAANGVMVFIQEGRGYTPTPVISHAILTWNEGHFPDHADGIVITPSHNPPEDGGIKYNPPHGGPADTTVTADIEKRTNAYLAAGLWGVRRMPLKQALDGDCVKPYDYIQPYVDDLQNVIDMEAVAGAVLKIGADPMGGSGLAFWDRIAGRYGLNIEVVNPHADPTFSFMTLDRDGKIRMDCSSPYAMARLIDLKDRFDIAFGNDPDFDRHGIVTRSAGLMNPNAYLAVAIDYLFRNRPQWGPEVAIGKTLVSSGMIDRIAASLERRLCEVPVGFKWFVSGLLAGQLGFGGEESAGASFLRRDGRAWTTDKDGIIMDLLAAEIIARTGRDPGELFASLTERFGDSLYDRMDVAATPEQKAVLKKLSPAQVSASELAGERILATLTEAPGNGAPIDGLKVVTENGWFAARPSGTENIYKIYLESFKGKEHLERIREEAQALVSATFTAAGV, encoded by the coding sequence ATGCTGCTTCATCCCCTGGCCGGAAAACCGGTCCCCCCTACCCTGCTGGCCAATATCCCGAGACTGGTTTCTTCCTACTATACCCTTCATCCCGACGCCGCCCGGGAAGCGCAGCGCGTCGCCTTTGGCACATCAGGCCATCGGGGCACCCCCGAAAATGGAACGTTCAATGAAGATCACGTCCTGGCCGTGTGTCAGGCCATCTGCGACTACCGCAAGGAAATGAGTCTTTCCGGACCGCTTTTCCTCGGGATGGATACTCACGCCCTTTCGGAACCGGCCTGGGCCACCGCACTGGAAGTTCTCGCGGCCAACGGGGTCATGGTTTTTATTCAGGAGGGTCGAGGCTATACGCCAACCCCGGTCATCTCCCATGCCATCCTGACCTGGAACGAGGGACATTTCCCCGATCACGCCGACGGGATTGTCATCACTCCTTCCCACAATCCGCCGGAAGACGGCGGCATCAAGTACAACCCGCCCCATGGCGGCCCAGCAGACACCACCGTCACCGCGGATATTGAAAAGCGGACCAATGCGTATCTGGCCGCGGGTCTGTGGGGAGTGCGCCGCATGCCCCTGAAGCAGGCATTGGACGGCGACTGTGTAAAACCGTATGATTACATTCAACCTTATGTGGACGATCTGCAGAACGTCATCGACATGGAAGCGGTGGCGGGCGCGGTGCTCAAGATCGGCGCAGATCCCATGGGCGGCTCCGGTCTGGCCTTCTGGGATCGGATCGCCGGTCGTTACGGCCTGAACATCGAGGTGGTCAATCCTCACGCGGATCCCACCTTCTCCTTCATGACCCTGGACAGAGACGGCAAGATCCGGATGGATTGCTCCTCCCCCTATGCCATGGCCCGCCTCATCGATTTGAAGGACCGCTTTGACATCGCCTTTGGAAACGACCCCGATTTCGACCGCCACGGGATCGTCACCCGGAGCGCGGGGCTGATGAATCCCAATGCCTATCTGGCCGTGGCCATCGATTATCTCTTCCGGAACCGCCCGCAATGGGGACCGGAAGTGGCCATCGGCAAGACCCTGGTTTCCAGCGGGATGATCGACCGGATCGCCGCTTCCCTGGAGCGGCGGCTGTGCGAGGTTCCCGTGGGCTTCAAATGGTTTGTCAGCGGGCTGCTTGCAGGCCAGCTTGGTTTCGGCGGTGAGGAAAGCGCCGGGGCCTCCTTCCTCCGCCGCGATGGCCGAGCCTGGACGACAGACAAGGATGGGATCATTATGGATCTGCTGGCGGCGGAAATTATCGCCCGCACGGGTCGTGATCCCGGGGAGCTTTTCGCTTCATTGACGGAACGCTTCGGAGACTCCCTCTATGACCGGATGGACGTCGCCGCCACGCCGGAGCAGAAGGCCGTCCTGAAAAAACTGTCTCCCGCGCAGGTCTCCGCGTCGGAGCTCGCGGGAGAGCGCATCCTGGCCACCCTGACGGAAGCACCGGGCAACGGAGCGCCCATCGACGGCCTCAAGGTCGTCACGGAAAACGGCTGGTTTGCCGCAAGGCCGTCGGGAACGGAGAACATCTACAAGATCTATCTGGAAAGCTTCAAAGGAAAGGAGCATCTGGAACGGATCCGGGAAGAGGCGCAGGCGCTGGTCAGTGCGACCTTTACCGCCGCCGGCGTCTGA
- a CDS encoding TatD family hydrolase: MMIDSHAHLELPEFDSDRDEVIARAKEAGVDAIVTIGIDLDDCLKAVEIADRYDMVYAAVGIHPHEVKVIDRQTYDRMRDLAARPKVVAYGEIGLDFFRNLSPRDVQIRRFGEQLELAQDLNLPVIIHDREAHRETLEILSSWKGQRRGIIHCFSGDYAMARKCLDLGFYISIPGTVTFTKADTLRDVVRRVPAESLLVETDAPFLTPEPHRGKRNESAYVKYTAMRVAELKEMKFEELAEITSRNASEIFSIKL; this comes from the coding sequence ATGATGATTGATTCGCACGCTCATCTTGAGCTGCCGGAATTTGATTCCGACCGGGACGAAGTGATTGCCCGGGCAAAGGAAGCGGGTGTTGATGCCATTGTCACGATTGGAATCGATCTCGATGATTGCCTCAAAGCGGTGGAAATTGCCGACCGTTACGATATGGTCTACGCGGCGGTGGGGATTCATCCCCATGAAGTCAAAGTGATCGACAGGCAGACCTACGACCGGATGCGGGATCTGGCCGCCCGCCCCAAGGTTGTGGCCTACGGTGAGATCGGGCTGGATTTTTTTCGGAATCTTTCCCCCAGGGATGTGCAGATCCGCCGCTTCGGGGAACAACTGGAACTGGCTCAGGACCTGAATCTTCCCGTGATCATTCACGATCGCGAGGCCCACAGGGAAACGCTGGAAATCCTGAGCAGCTGGAAAGGGCAACGGCGGGGGATCATCCACTGCTTTTCCGGCGATTACGCCATGGCCCGGAAATGTCTGGACCTGGGATTCTATATTTCCATACCGGGAACGGTGACCTTTACCAAGGCGGACACCCTGCGGGACGTCGTCCGCCGCGTCCCGGCCGAATCTCTCCTTGTGGAAACGGACGCGCCTTTTCTGACGCCGGAGCCACACCGGGGGAAGCGTAACGAATCGGCTTACGTGAAGTACACCGCGATGCGGGTCGCGGAACTCAAGGAAATGAAGTTTGAGGAACTCGCGGAAATAACATCGCGAAATGCCAGTGAAATATTTTCGATTAAACTATAA
- a CDS encoding thiamine diphosphokinase, translating to MKEKAVLVCGGEIRDYSWLRTRIAALDPCRIICADVGACHCLNIDVSPEVVIGDFDSLNPSLAESLARRGTRISGYPPEKDQTDTQLALEYALSLEPEEIRIFGALGGRIDHTLANMSILKIALDQGVPARLIDEWSEILLTRDRCVLEGEEGQTVSLFPFTTSVTGLTLQGFAYPLENDVMEVGRPYGISNVLTGKQGVISLSDGILLVIHYYRKGHFPQGA from the coding sequence ATGAAAGAAAAAGCCGTTTTAGTCTGCGGCGGAGAGATCCGGGATTATTCCTGGCTGCGGACGAGGATCGCCGCGCTGGATCCCTGCAGGATCATCTGTGCCGACGTCGGCGCCTGTCACTGCCTGAACATCGATGTCTCCCCGGAAGTGGTTATCGGCGATTTCGATTCCCTGAATCCGTCGCTGGCGGAATCCCTTGCCCGGCGCGGGACGCGAATCTCAGGCTACCCCCCGGAAAAGGATCAGACGGACACCCAGCTTGCGCTGGAGTATGCCCTTTCCCTGGAGCCGGAGGAAATACGGATCTTCGGAGCTCTGGGTGGACGGATCGATCATACCCTGGCCAACATGTCCATCCTGAAGATCGCCCTCGATCAGGGCGTGCCGGCCCGGCTTATCGATGAATGGAGCGAGATCCTGCTCACCCGCGACCGCTGCGTCCTGGAAGGCGAGGAAGGCCAGACCGTTTCCCTGTTTCCCTTCACCACATCCGTGACGGGCCTGACGCTTCAGGGATTTGCCTATCCCCTGGAAAACGACGTTATGGAAGTCGGGCGGCCTTATGGGATCAGCAATGTCCTCACGGGAAAACAGGGCGTCATCTCCCTTTCCGACGGCATTCTGCTGGTCATTCATTACTATCGCAAGGGACATTTTCCCCAGGGGGCCTGA
- the thiD gene encoding bifunctional hydroxymethylpyrimidine kinase/phosphomethylpyrimidine kinase has protein sequence MNRTPARVLTIAGSDSGGGAGIQADLKTITVLGGFGMSVITALTAQNTLGVQGIFEVPISFIEQQFDAVATDIGVDAAKTGMLVSAAVVRAVAAKIRQHRIEKLVVDPVLTAKDGVRLIEDEAMETLVSDLLPLAFVVTPNVPEAEVMAEMTISSVADMKEAARRIRRFGVPNVIVKGGHLPGEALDILYDGSTYHEFAAERIETKDTHGTGCTFSAALATGLALGKPLHDSVREAKSYITEVIRYAWRIGGGHGPTNHAAPLFNALDRCRRHSDGGSNKNPERRDESDSGIR, from the coding sequence ATGAACAGAACACCGGCGCGCGTCCTGACGATTGCCGGATCGGATTCCGGAGGCGGAGCGGGGATTCAGGCCGATCTGAAAACGATCACCGTGCTGGGCGGTTTCGGGATGAGTGTGATCACCGCCCTGACGGCCCAGAATACCCTGGGGGTCCAGGGCATCTTCGAGGTGCCGATTTCCTTCATCGAACAGCAGTTCGATGCCGTAGCCACCGATATCGGTGTGGACGCTGCCAAGACGGGCATGCTGGTCAGTGCCGCCGTTGTGCGCGCCGTGGCGGCAAAAATCCGGCAGCACCGCATCGAAAAGCTGGTGGTCGATCCGGTTCTGACGGCCAAGGACGGTGTCCGGCTGATCGAAGATGAAGCGATGGAAACCCTGGTTTCGGACCTGCTCCCTCTGGCCTTCGTCGTGACGCCCAATGTGCCGGAGGCAGAAGTCATGGCGGAGATGACCATCTCATCCGTCGCCGATATGAAGGAAGCGGCGCGCAGGATCCGACGGTTCGGCGTTCCCAACGTAATCGTCAAGGGCGGTCATCTGCCTGGGGAGGCGCTGGATATTCTTTACGACGGCAGCACATATCACGAATTTGCGGCCGAGCGGATCGAGACGAAGGACACCCACGGGACGGGATGCACCTTTTCGGCTGCGCTTGCCACCGGCCTCGCCCTGGGAAAGCCTCTCCACGACTCGGTCCGGGAGGCGAAGTCCTACATTACGGAAGTCATCCGCTACGCCTGGCGAATCGGCGGGGGGCACGGCCCGACGAATCATGCGGCCCCGCTTTTCAACGCCCTTGACCGCTGCAGGCGTCATTCCGATGGCGGATCAAATAAGAACCCGGAGCGGCGGGACGAGAGCGACTCCGGCATTCGGTGA
- the thiC gene encoding phosphomethylpyrimidine synthase ThiC: MTQLEMAGQGRVTEEMKLCAEKEGVSPEFIRRGVEEGSIVVVRNNRHTGIAPLAIGKGLRTKVNANLGTSRDHVDLEMELEKVRICTKAGADALMDLSTGGEIRAIRQAIVNASTMAVGTVPIYAAAAEALNSRKSIMEMTADEMFQAIEENGEDGVDFITVHCGVTRESVGRIAAQGRLLGIVSRGGSITARWMDYNDAENPLYAQYDRLLEIARRYDMVLSLGDGLRPGCLADATDRGQVQELIILGELCRRARARDVQVMIEGPGHVPYPQIEANIALQKSLCEGAPFYVLGPLPTDIAPGYDHITAAIGGALAGAAGADFLCYVTPSEHLCLPNLDDVHEGIVASRIAAHIADIAKGYPGAMEKDILMAKYRSEFNWNGQIDLSVDPDRSRARLERSETAKEEGCTMCGDLCAIKLGKKKAPC, translated from the coding sequence ATGACGCAGCTGGAGATGGCCGGACAGGGCCGTGTTACCGAGGAAATGAAATTATGCGCCGAGAAGGAAGGCGTGTCGCCGGAATTTATCCGCCGGGGGGTGGAAGAGGGCAGTATCGTGGTCGTCCGCAACAACCGCCACACAGGCATTGCACCCCTCGCCATAGGAAAGGGGCTGCGGACCAAGGTCAACGCCAATCTCGGGACATCCCGGGATCATGTGGATCTGGAAATGGAACTGGAAAAAGTGCGGATCTGCACAAAAGCGGGCGCCGATGCCCTGATGGATCTGTCCACGGGAGGCGAAATCCGGGCGATCCGGCAGGCCATTGTGAACGCTTCCACCATGGCGGTAGGCACCGTCCCCATTTATGCCGCCGCCGCCGAGGCCCTGAACAGCCGGAAATCCATCATGGAAATGACGGCGGATGAAATGTTCCAGGCCATCGAGGAAAACGGCGAGGACGGCGTGGATTTCATCACCGTCCACTGCGGAGTGACCCGCGAGAGCGTGGGCCGCATCGCCGCCCAGGGACGCCTCCTGGGGATCGTCAGCCGGGGCGGCTCCATTACGGCCCGATGGATGGATTACAATGATGCGGAAAATCCCCTCTACGCGCAGTATGACCGACTCCTGGAAATCGCCCGGCGCTACGACATGGTCCTCAGCCTCGGTGACGGCCTGCGGCCCGGGTGTCTTGCCGACGCGACGGACCGGGGCCAGGTTCAGGAACTCATTATTCTCGGTGAACTGTGCCGGCGGGCGCGCGCGCGGGATGTCCAGGTCATGATCGAAGGTCCGGGTCACGTTCCCTATCCCCAGATCGAGGCCAACATCGCCCTGCAGAAGAGCCTCTGCGAAGGCGCGCCCTTTTATGTCCTGGGGCCGCTCCCCACGGACATCGCCCCCGGCTATGACCACATCACGGCGGCAATCGGCGGCGCGCTGGCTGGAGCCGCCGGAGCGGACTTTCTCTGCTATGTGACGCCGTCGGAACATCTTTGTCTGCCCAACCTCGATGACGTGCATGAGGGGATTGTGGCCTCCCGGATCGCCGCCCACATTGCGGACATCGCCAAGGGATATCCCGGGGCGATGGAAAAGGATATCCTGATGGCGAAATACCGCAGTGAATTCAACTGGAATGGGCAGATCGACCTGTCCGTCGATCCGGACCGGAGCCGGGCACGGCTGGAGCGCAGCGAAACGGCCAAAGAGGAAGGCTGTACCATGTGCGGCGATCTGTGCGCCATCAAGCTCGGGAAAAAGAAAGCCCCCTGTTAG
- a CDS encoding CCA tRNA nucleotidyltransferase — MTIRDPGERTELVSRRDIAAGIVRRLKEAGHEAWFVGGCVRDYLRGVEAGDYDIVTSASPEAIQALFPRTVGVGIRFGILIVIENGYSHEVATYRSPGGYLEDVLRRDFTINAMLQDPDTGRIIDEVGGRADLEGRVIRAVGRPDERFAEDRLRMLRAVRFAANLAFSVEQETLEAIQAHAPEIQEVSVERVADELTRLLTLGGAGEGMRLLMKTGLLEELLPEVAAMRGVKQPPKFHPEGDVWTHTVKMLDLMSIPADSRLAWGVLLHDVGKPDVQSRDHRGIHFYGHVQQGEILAEGILRRLRFPRADMECILGLIRCHMSFINVREMRTSRLKRLLRSPDFDLLLELHRLDCLGSNGVLDSYEYCLQKQRELTDEQLRPPPLLRGKDLLEMGYLPGALFREILNAVEDAQLNGSIATPEEARQLVKNRWPHRRIQISDQS; from the coding sequence ATGACGATCCGCGATCCGGGAGAACGTACCGAATTGGTCTCGCGCCGGGATATCGCCGCCGGGATCGTCCGCCGTTTGAAGGAAGCGGGGCATGAAGCCTGGTTTGTCGGCGGCTGCGTCCGGGATTATCTGCGGGGCGTGGAAGCCGGTGATTACGACATCGTCACCTCGGCCTCTCCCGAAGCGATTCAGGCGCTTTTTCCCCGAACGGTCGGAGTGGGCATCCGCTTCGGGATTCTCATCGTGATCGAGAACGGCTATTCCCATGAAGTAGCCACCTACCGCTCCCCCGGCGGTTATCTGGAAGACGTTTTGCGGCGGGATTTCACCATCAACGCCATGCTCCAGGACCCCGATACCGGCCGGATTATAGATGAAGTCGGCGGACGGGCCGATCTGGAAGGCCGCGTCATCCGCGCCGTGGGCCGCCCCGATGAACGATTCGCCGAGGACCGTCTGCGCATGCTCAGGGCCGTCCGTTTTGCCGCAAACCTGGCTTTTTCGGTCGAGCAGGAGACGCTTGAAGCCATTCAGGCCCATGCCCCGGAGATCCAGGAAGTCAGTGTCGAACGCGTGGCCGATGAACTGACCCGCCTGCTGACCCTCGGCGGGGCGGGGGAGGGGATGCGACTTTTGATGAAGACAGGCCTGCTGGAGGAACTCCTCCCCGAGGTGGCGGCCATGCGGGGCGTGAAGCAGCCCCCGAAGTTCCATCCCGAGGGAGATGTCTGGACCCACACCGTCAAGATGCTCGATCTGATGAGCATCCCCGCCGATTCCCGACTGGCCTGGGGCGTTCTCCTGCACGACGTGGGCAAGCCGGATGTGCAGAGCAGGGATCATCGGGGGATTCATTTCTACGGGCACGTTCAGCAGGGTGAGATCCTGGCGGAAGGCATCCTCCGCCGCCTGCGTTTTCCCCGTGCCGATATGGAGTGCATCCTGGGGTTGATCCGCTGTCACATGAGCTTCATCAACGTCCGGGAGATGAGGACGAGCCGTCTGAAACGCCTGCTCCGGAGTCCCGATTTCGATCTGTTACTGGAGCTGCACCGCCTCGATTGCCTGGGCAGCAACGGGGTGCTGGATTCCTATGAGTATTGCCTGCAAAAACAGCGGGAACTGACCGACGAGCAGTTGAGGCCGCCTCCTCTGCTGAGGGGAAAGGACCTGCTGGAGATGGGATATTTACCAGGCGCCCTTTTCCGGGAGATCCTGAACGCCGTGGAGGATGCCCAGCTCAACGGATCGATTGCCACACCCGAAGAGGCCCGCCAACTGGTGAAAAACCGCTGGCCGCACAGGAGAATTCAAATTTCAGATCAGAGTTGA
- the hisC gene encoding histidinol-phosphate transaminase — translation MLSRRLEALTPYVPGEQPRDRKYLKLNTNENPWPPSPRIEALLREYDPDQLRLYPDPWSLSLRQKIARKYSVDVDNIFVGNGSDEILSFVWYAFFDGLYGKLVFPQFTYSFYPVYCDFYEIPYRRIPLRPDFTLDLEAMIENGGEPSCGMAFPNPNAPTGIALTLKQIEDLLNRYPTDRVVVIDEAYIDFGGESAVGLIDRYANLLVARTFSKSFSLAGLRLGYALGSPELIRALFVTKDSFNSYTVGRLTQTIGEIAIEDEAWFAEKIARIIEARDFFSEELKGQGWQVLPSKANFVFVRKPGLTGQTIYETLKERGILVRYFNVEGIRDFVRVTIGKREDMARLLEELKRLF, via the coding sequence ATGCTTTCCCGCAGACTGGAGGCCCTGACCCCCTACGTTCCCGGCGAACAGCCCCGGGACCGGAAATATCTGAAACTCAACACCAATGAAAATCCCTGGCCCCCGTCGCCGCGCATCGAGGCCCTCCTGCGGGAGTATGATCCGGACCAGCTGCGCCTCTACCCCGATCCCTGGTCGCTCTCCCTCCGGCAGAAAATAGCCCGGAAGTACAGCGTCGATGTGGACAACATCTTCGTCGGCAACGGCTCCGACGAGATACTTTCCTTTGTCTGGTACGCCTTCTTCGACGGTCTGTACGGCAAGCTCGTTTTTCCGCAGTTCACCTACAGCTTTTACCCCGTTTACTGCGACTTTTATGAAATACCCTACCGGCGGATTCCGCTCCGACCGGATTTTACTCTCGATCTGGAAGCCATGATCGAAAACGGGGGGGAGCCTTCCTGCGGGATGGCCTTTCCCAATCCCAACGCCCCCACGGGGATCGCCCTGACGCTGAAACAGATCGAGGATCTCCTGAACCGCTATCCGACCGACCGGGTTGTGGTCATCGACGAGGCATACATCGATTTCGGCGGAGAAAGCGCCGTCGGTCTGATCGACCGGTATGCCAATCTTCTTGTCGCCCGGACCTTTTCGAAAAGCTTTTCCCTGGCCGGTCTGCGGCTCGGCTACGCCTTGGGCAGCCCTGAGCTGATCCGGGCCCTGTTCGTGACGAAGGATTCCTTCAATTCCTACACTGTGGGCCGGCTGACGCAGACCATCGGCGAAATCGCCATCGAGGATGAAGCGTGGTTCGCGGAAAAGATTGCCCGCATTATCGAGGCCCGTGATTTTTTTTCGGAGGAACTGAAAGGGCAGGGCTGGCAGGTTCTGCCGTCAAAGGCGAATTTTGTTTTTGTGCGGAAGCCCGGTCTGACGGGGCAGACCATTTATGAGACGCTGAAAGAGCGGGGCATTCTGGTCCGCTATTTTAACGTGGAGGGCATTCGGGATTTCGTCCGCGTCACCATAGGAAAGCGGGAGGACATGGCCCGGCTGCTGGAAGAGTTGAAACGGCTGTTCTGA
- a CDS encoding DUF4468 domain-containing protein, whose product MKRWFVWLLMSAVLWGCASPGMKYETMPEAERNLEIRYELAGQSRDALFDKTLAWVKAEVVSGDGLLVRSDRAQGSMTAKVMTSYNSMWVEVPARYTMRVDFKDSRIRVVCYDFEDFWGEFKKTARPVEDADAMRQLKQKAQEKADALNSFLTGGTPSTDKDW is encoded by the coding sequence ATGAAGCGCTGGTTTGTCTGGCTGTTGATGTCGGCTGTGCTGTGGGGTTGCGCCAGTCCGGGCATGAAGTATGAAACGATGCCCGAGGCGGAACGGAATCTGGAAATCAGATACGAACTTGCCGGGCAGAGCCGGGATGCCCTTTTTGACAAAACGCTTGCCTGGGTGAAAGCCGAGGTCGTCTCCGGTGACGGCCTGCTCGTTCGCTCCGACCGGGCACAGGGTTCGATGACCGCGAAGGTGATGACCTCCTACAACAGTATGTGGGTCGAAGTGCCTGCCCGATACACGATGCGGGTCGATTTCAAGGACAGCCGCATCCGCGTCGTCTGTTACGATTTCGAGGATTTCTGGGGTGAATTCAAGAAAACCGCCAGGCCGGTGGAAGACGCTGACGCCATGAGGCAGCTCAAGCAGAAAGCCCAGGAGAAGGCGGACGCCCTGAACTCCTTCCTGACAGGCGGAACTCCCTCAACCGATAAAGACTGGTAA